In the genome of Candidatus Kryptonium sp., the window CAATGCGATGGGTGACTGAGATAACTTATGTTGAGCCGAAAGTATTTTTCGTTGATGAACAACGCTTCGGTCCGTATAAGTTTTGGCATCATAAACATAAATTTTTCCCAGTTGAAGGTGGAACTTTGATGATTGATTTAGTTCATTATATGCTACCAGTGCCTTTGATTGATGGAATTTTAAATAAATTGTTAATCGCGCCTCGGATCAGGGAAATTTTTGAATTTAGGAGAAACAAAATAAAAGAAATTTTCGGTGAAAAATAAAAAAGGGCAGGTGTTAAACCTGCCCTGTTAAGTAATTAAAATGGTGTCCTTCCTCTAAACTGGAAAGGTTGGGGTGTTTGAGGATTGTTTACAGTAGTGGTTGGAAATGCATAACCTGTTATTATTTCGTCGCCTTCTTTTAAATTTCCACCAACTATTTCAGTATAATTTCCATCTGTTATGCCAGTTCTTACGAATACTGGTTTTGGATTTTTATTTTCATCAAGAACCCATATAGTTGCTCTGTTTCCGCCGGGGAAGCCACCACCGAAGCGTGGTCCACCTTGTCCCTGTTGTGCTTGTCCGAAAAAGCCAGGTCCACCACCTTCTTGTTGTCTCCTTTTCATAAACTCTTCTCTTCTTCTTTGCATTTCTTCCATCGCTTTTGCAAAGCGTTTATCCTCGGGATCTGGTTTAAATCTTAAAGCTTGATTTGGAATTCTCAAAACATTTTCGCGCTTATCTATCAAAATCCTAACATTTGCAGTCATTCCCGGTCGCAGTTTTAAATCGTTATTATCAACATCTATAATCACGGCGTAGTTTATCACATTTTGAACATTAATAGGTTGCAACCGAACTTGTGCAACTCTTCCGACGAAAGTTTCCTCTGGATAAGCATCAACAGTGAAAAGGACAGTTTGCCCAGGTTTGACTTTTCCGATATCAGCTTCATCAACATTTGCTTCAACTCTCATTTTTCTTAAGTCATTTGCAATCGTGAAAAGGGTTGGAGCTTGCAAACTTGCAGCGACAGTTTGTCCAACATCAACATTTCTTGATATTACGATTCCATCTATAGGTGAATAAATTGTTGAATACTTTAAATTTACTCTTGCTCTTTCAAGTTGGGCTTCTGCAGATTTTAGTTGTGCAAGTGCCGTTTCATAATTTGTTAACGCTTGATCATAATCTGCTTGTGAGACAAGGTTTTTCGCAAAAAGCTCTTTTATCCTGCTTAAATCACGCTGTGCTTGATTTACTTGTGCCCTTGCTCTTTCAACCTGAGCTTCAGCATCTTTGACTTGCGCTGCAAGAAAAGTTGAATCAAGTTGTGCAATTATTTGTCCTTTTTTCACGACATCGTTGAAATCAACATATATCTTTGCAATTGTCCCTGATACCTGCGTCCCGACTTGAACGAGAGTAACAGGATTTAATGTCCCGGTTGTGGTCACATATACTTCAATTGTGCCAACATCTGCTTTTGCTGTTTTAAGTTGAAGGTTTCCTGACTTTCTGTTGTTAAGATAAAATGCAACAGCAAGCCCAGCCACAATTAAGACCAAAACTATTATTAAAACACGAATGAGTTTCTTCTTCATCTTTTATTACCTCCGTCCATTTTTTTCTGTTTCTTTTATCATCTTTTCAAATTCATTAATTTGTTCTGGCGTTAAAATTGCTCTTATTGAATCGCGAAGTGCACTTTTAAGAGAATCAAATTTGGGACGAAATTCTCTACTTAAGTTCTTGAATTCCCTTTGCGACCAACTTAAAATAGAATCAAGGCGAACCTGTTGCTCTTGGTTTAGCTTCAATCGTTCAATGAGCTCTTTTCTATATTCTTTTAGTCCTCTCCTTGGATGATGTTTCAATAGAAAAGTTCTATCCACCAAGATTCCGAGACCAAAACCAATTAAGATGCATACTATTACAAGAATTATCGCCTTGGTTTTACTGCTCATTTTTTCCCTCCATTTGATAATGTTAGTTCAAGAACATCGTCTTTGCTTAAATTCTCACCAGATGATATAACTTTTTGAACTGATGGTGTTTCGTTCAATATCGCTTCGTCAATTTTAGGAGAAGTCCTTACAGACATGATCTCAAATCCAATTAAAATTAGAAAAACTATTATCAAGGCGATCGCCAGTTCTTTTGAAAATCCAATTACATAATCCCACAATGTTTGTTGTGTGCTTCTTTCCTTGAGTTTTGCCTGTACTCTTGTGAATAAATACGGGGAAACTTCAATAATTTCTTCTTTTAGGGATTCGCGAACGAGATCATGAAGCTTAACAAGTTGAGAGCACTCTTGACATATCTTTATGTGTTCTTCAATCATTTCAATGTTGTTTTTTAACTCGCCATCAATATATTCGGAAACGAGCTTTTTAATTTTACCGTGCCTCATTTTAGAACTTCCCTATATTCTTTTAAATGTTCTGCCAAAAGTTTTCTTGCTCTAAAAATTCTTGACTTTACAGTTCCAACACTTACCTTAAGTATTTTCGCAATTTCTTCGTATGATAAATCCTCAAACTCTCTGAGAATTATCGCAGTTTTGTATTCCATTGGAAGTTTTGAGATTGCTTTTTCAATAATTTCTCTTAGTTCTTTTTGTTCAACGATTTTTTCAACCTGCGAATGAGATGGCTCTGCTTTTGGATTTTGGCTCAATACATCCGATAGAGAATAAGTCCTTGAGCGTTGTCTTTTTCTTATTTCATCAATACAGATATTAACTGTGATCCTGTAAATCCATGTATAAAAAGCCGAGCCAAATTTATAATCCTTTATTGACTCAATTACTCTCATAAACACATCCTGAGTTAGATCTTCAACAACGCTTGCATCACCTATAATTTTAAAGACCAAATTTGCGACTCTGTTTTGATACTTCTTCACAATAAACTCAAATGCCTTTTCGTCGCCGTCCCTTGCTCGTTTAATGACTTCTACTTCATCAATTTGTTCAAACTGCTCTTTCATTTTCTGAAATTATGACGATTAAGTTTGTTTAAAGTTCCTCAAAATTCGTCCGTTTCTTCTCTCCAGATTTGCGCTCCGAGTTGTTGGAGTTTTTTCTCAATCCGTTCATATCCTCTGTCAATGTGATAGATTCGTAAAATTTCCGTTTTTCCTTCAGCGACAAGACCGGCAAGTATCAGCGAGGCGCTCGCACGCAGGTCGGTTGACATCACCTTTGCTCCCTTTAGTTTTTCCACGCCTCTTACAATTGCTACATTTTCATTAACTTCAATATCTGCACCAAGCCTAACAAGCTCTGGGACATGCTTAAATCTGTCGTAGAAGATCGTCTCCGTTATAATGGATGTTCCTTTCGCAATTGACATAAGGGCTGTCCACTGGGCTTGCATATCCGTAGGGAAGCCCGGATATTCAGCTGTTGTGACATCAACGGGTTTAATTTCATCAGGTGCTTCAAGTTCAACGAAATCGTCTCCAATTTTTAGATGACATCCTGCGTTTTCAAGTTTAAAGAGAACAGCTTCAAAATGGGACGGATTACATTTTTCTATTCTTATTTTTCCGCCTGTTATTGCTCCAGCTATGAGGAAAGTTCCTGCTTCAATCCTATCGGGTATCGTTACAATGTCGGCTGGATGAAGTTGGTCAACACCTTCAATTTCAATTTTATCTGTTCCAAGTCCATTTATTTTTGCTCCCATTGAATTTAAAAATTCACCAAGTTGAACAATTTCAGGTTCCTTCGCTGCGTTTTCAATTATAGTTGTTCCTTTCGCAAGGACTGAAGCCATCATTATGTTTCCAGTAGCGCCGACACTTGGCTTGTCAAAATGTATTCTGGCGCCGTGTAACTGTTTAGCTTTGGCAACAATATAACCAGCATCAAGCTCAACTTCTGCACCAAGTTTTTTGATACCTTCAATATGAAGATCAACAGGTCTTGGTCCCCAAGCACAACCACCAGGTAAAGAAACACGAGCATAACCAAATCTCCCAACAAGTGGACCAAGGACATAAATAGACGCTCTCATTTTTTTGACGAGTTCATAAGGTGCTTCAAATTTTGATATGTTTTCTGTGTTGATAGTTAAAATGTGATTTTCAAATTTAACATCAACTCCCATTTCGGTGAGAACTTGGCTCATTGTTTTTACATCTCTAAGGTCAGGAGTGTTATAAATTCTGTAGGTTCCGCTTGCGAGGATCGTTGCTGGCATTAGTGCGAGAACTGAATTTTTAGCTCCACTGATTTCTACAGTCCCAGAAAGTTTTTGCCCTCCGATAATTACGAATTTTTCCATTTTCGCTTTTACCTTAATTTTGCACTTTTCTTAAATTTCAAAAAATAAAGTCAAAAACAAAATTTTGCAATCTTTACATTTTTTTAGTATTTTTGATACAAGGCAAGGGAAACGGAAATTAAAGCGATTGACAATATGGCAAATTTTGAATATAGATTACTTGAAGAAATTAAGTCAAAAATAGACCAAAAAATTCTTCCATTCGTTGATAAGCCGGGAAGATATATTGGAAATGAGTTTAATATCATAGTTAAGCCAGATGCAGAGGTAAGAATTGCGTTGTGTTTCCCGGATGTCTATGAAATAGGGATGTCTTATATTGGATTTAAAATTTTGTATAACATCGTGAACAAAATACCGTGGGCAAGCGCCGAAAGGGTTTACGCTCCTTGGGTAGATGCAGAAGAAATTATGCGAAAGGAAGGTATTCCTTTATTTTCCTTGGAAACAAAAAGACCTTTAAAACTTTTTGATGTCATTGGCTTTACGTTCCAATATGAGCTTCATTATACTAACATCTTGAACATGCTTAATTTGGGGAATGTCCCAATTTTCGCAAAAGATAGAACTGATGAAGATCCAATAGTTATCGCAGGTGGGCCGGTTGCCTGCAATCCTGAACCAATGTCTGCTTTCATTGATGCATTTTTGCTCGGTGATGGGGAGAACCTTTTACCTGCTTTCCTTGAAATCGTCCGTAAAATGAAAAAAGAAGGTGCGAAAAGAGATGAAATTTTATTAACAGCATCAAAAACCTTGCAAGGAGTGTATGTTCCAAAATTTTATGAACCAGTTTATGAAAATGGCAAGATAAAAAGTATAAAAAAACTTGTTGATGATGTACCTCTTCCAATCAAACGAAATGTCATCCCGGAATTAAAGCCAGAGTATTATCCAGATAAACCTGTTGTTCCGTTGATTGAAGTTGTCCACGACAGATTTCAGCTTGAAATAATGCGGGGTTGCACTCAAGGTTGTCGGTTCTGCAACGCAGGAATGATTTACAGACCTGTTCGTGAGAGATCCGTTGATGATTTGATTAATGAAACGAGGACAGTTATAGAGAACACTGGTTATGAAGAGATGTCTTTAGTTTCGCTTTCTACATCGGATTATTCGCTGTTGCCTGAGTTAATGAGTAAAAATTATGAACTCATCAAAGAAAAGCATGTCTCCCCAAGTTTTCCATCACTTCGCCCGCAGACATACACGAAGGGAATTGCAAAGTTTGCCCGAGAAGGTGGCGCAAGCGGGTTGACATTTGCTCCAGAAGCTGGGACTGAAAGATTGCGTAGGGTAATAAACAAGCAAAGTTCTGAAGAAGATTTCTATCGTGCAGTTGAAATAGCAATTGAATATGGATGGCGACTTGTTAAACTCTACTTCATGATGGGGCTTCCCACGGAAACCTATGAGGATCTTGACGGAATTTTGAAAATTGCTGAAAATGTAGTGAAAATCGCCAGACAGAAGAAAGTTTATAATATGGAAGTTCATGTCTCTGTATCTCCTTTTTCCCCAAAGCCACACACTCCATTTCAATGGGAAAGACAAAATTCAATTGAAGAATTACTTGACAAGGCGAAATATCTTAGATCAAAGAACAGATACAAAAATATAAAACTTGACATCAGAGATCCAAGGGTTACAACTCTTGAGACGATACTTGGACGTGGCGATAGAAGGATTTCAAATGTAATTTACTCAGCTTGGAAAAAAGGAGCTAAGTTTGATGCGTGGACAGATAAAATGAATTTTGATTTATGGCTTGAGGCGTTGAATGAACATGGTTTTAAGATTGAAGATTTCATCCGTGAATTTGACAAAGATGAAGTTTTTCCGTGGGATCATATTTTCATGGGCGTTTTGAAGAAATTCCTATGGAGGGATAGAGAAAAAGCTTATAAGGAAGCAATGATTCCAGATTGTAGACCTGAGGATATTTGCCATGCGTGTGGAGCTTGTGATTTTAAAACTATAAAAATGTTAATCAGAGAACAAGTAGATAAACCTGACAAGACTGTGCAATATGGCGAAGTTATGAGCATGGGCGAGGATATAATCTGGATTGATAAATCCCAAGAAAATGAAACAAAACAGATTGAAACTTATTTCTACAGAATGAAATACACGAAAGAGGGATATTTAAAATACATCTCGCACCTTGATCTTGTCCGTCTTTTCAATCGTATTTTTAGAAAGTCGGGATTGAAAGTTGCATATACACAAGGTTTTCATCCACATCCCAAGTTTTCTTTTTCTGCTCCGCTTCCGCTTGGTTATTCAAGTTTGTGTGAATTTATTGATTTTGAGCTTGAAGATCATCTTGATGTTGAGGAGATCAAAGATCGTCTTGCTTCAAATCTCCCTGATGGAATGCGTGTGATAGAAATAAAAGAGATTTCAAAACCTAAAGAATCGCTTGACAAGCAAATAAATCTTTTTGAATACAAAATCTATTTCACATCAGAAAAACTTGCAGATCAAATTCAGTCGTTTCTCTCAAAGGATGAAATTTTGATTCACAAGGTAAATCAAAATGGTAAATTGAAAACCTTAAACATTCGCAAATATATCCGAGAAATAAACATAAATAACAACGGTTTTACGCTTCAAATTATTCGCGACAAAGACGGCGTGATGCCACGCGTTGACCTAATTCTTGAAATTCTTTTGGGTTTAAACAAAGAAGAAATCAAAAAATTAAAAATTGAAAGGACAGGTCAATTTATTTGTAAAGATGGGGTCATCTTTGATCCGATTGATTATGAGTTAGTGAAAAACAAAATAGGGGTTTTTAGTTATGAGGAAGGAAATTTATATCAGCACGAGGAAGAAAGAAACACGTATAGCAGTTCTTGAAGATGGTCAAATTGCAGAATTGTTCTTTGAAAATCCCGAACAAGAAAGAATGGTCGGGGATATCTATCTTGGTAAAGTCGCAAGAGTTTTGCCCGGTATAAAAGCAGCTTTTATTAACATCGGACATAAACAAGATGCGTTTCTTCATTTTGCCGATATTGATAAAACCTCAATTGAAGAATACGCTGATCTCCTTGGTGATGACACAAGCGTTGATGAAGTTTCAGAAACCGCCGTTGAAACTGCGGAAGAGAAAGAGTTAGCAGCTTTACAGCCTATTTCTACTTCCAAATCAACCGGGACAACCGAGGTATATGCACCTAAAAAACCTCATCTGTTGAAAAAGGGACAACCGATATTGGTACAAGTCATCAAAGAACCGCTTGGAAGGAAGGGAGCTAGAGTCACGACAAGGATAACTCTTCCCGGAAGATTTCTTGTCCTTATGCCTTTTATGGAGAATAAAATCGGAATATCAAGGAAAATTTTAAATGTCAAGGAAAGGAGAAGATTAAGAAACATAATTAGAGCACTTCTTCCTAATGGATATGGTGTTATCGTTAGAACCGCTGCCGAGGGGAAAGATACTAAAACATTAAGAGGGGAGCTTGAACAGTTGATCGCAACTTGGGAAAAAATAGAAAAAATGATTCCAACGGAGAAGCCACCTGCTTTGCTTTATAAAGATATAAGTGTGACATCAAGCGTAATGCGAGATCTTTTAACTAAAGATGTGGAAAGAGTTGTTGTTGATTCAAAATCTCTCTTCCGTGAGATAGTTGCATATGCAAGGTGGGCAGCGCCTGATGTAGTTGACAAAATTGAACTTGATGAGACGGAAGATATTTTTGAAAAATATGGAATAAACAAGGAAATTGAAAACTCGCTTAGTAGAAAAATTTATCTTCGCGGAGGAGCTTACATCCTGATTGAGCAAACAGAAGCGATGACAGTTATAGATGTAAACACAGGAAAGTATGCACCACGCCAAAATCAAGAACAAGTATCTTTGAGAATCAACCTTGATGCTGCGAAAGAGATAGTAAGACAACTAAGGTTGAGAGACATTGGTGGCTTGATAGTTGTTGATTTCATTGATATGGAAGATGAAAAAAGTAAAAAGAGATTATTTGATGAACTCCGAAAAGAATTCAAAAAAGACAGGGCAAAGGTGACGGTGCTGCCGATGACTGAATTTGGTCTGATCCAAATCACGAGACAAAGGGTAAGACCAAGTGTGTTTGAGAAATTTAGTGAACCTTGTCCTACCTGTGCTGGAACTGGAACGATTTTTCTAAGAGATTTGATACTCAGGAAAATAGAGCGATGGTTCGCAAAATTTAAAGCGATTTCATCTGAAAGGAACATTGTTTTAAAACTTCATCCAACGGTCGCTAAATATATGAAAACAAGTTTGAAAGGAAGATTGAAAATTTTGAAGTTCATTTTGAGATATTTCATTAAAGTGAAAGTTGAAGCAGACCCAACTCTTTCTGTAGAAGAGTTTAAAGTCGTTTCAGCGAAAACAGGCAAGGAATTAACAGACACGGGAGCATATATCGGAATTTCAAAAGAAAACCAAAATTAAATGGAGATTTAAAATGAAAATTTTTCTTGACACCGCAAACATTGATGAAATAAAAGAAGCAGCAAGTTGGGGAATACTTGATGGCGTTACAACTAATCCAAGTTTAATTGCAAAGGAAAAAAGGGATTTTAGGGAAATTCTATACGAAATATGTTCCATCGTTGAAGGCGATATCAGCGCTGAAGTTATATCAACTGACCTTGAAGGCATGATCAAAGAGGCAAGGGAGCTTGCAAGGATTTCTAATAATATCGTCGTGAAAATTCCATTAATAAAGGACGGTTTAAAAGCTGTTAAAATTTTAAGAAATGAAGGTATAAGAACAAATGTGACGCTTTGTTTTTCCCCAACCCAAGCAATTTTAGCAGCGAAAGCAGGAGCTTATTACATTAGCCCATTTGTAGGTCGTCTTGATGATATATCAAGCGATGGAATGAATCTAATCAGGCAGATAGTTCAGATTTACAAAAATTATAATTTTGAAACCAAAGTTCTCGTGGCGAGCGTAAGGCATCCTATGCATGTTGTTGAAGCTGGGCTCATAGGTGCAGATGTTGTCACGATGCCGTTTAAAGTATTAGAACAAATGATAAAACATCCACTTACAGACATTGGCTTGGAAAGATTTCTTGAGGATTGGAGAAAAGCTCAATTAGAGATTGAAAAATTTGAAAAGGTTAAATAAAAACTTAGGAGAATAGCAACAGATGAAACGCACCCCATTTTATGAAATTCATCTTGAACTTGGAGCTAAAATCGCACCTTTTGCTGGCTTTGAGATGCCAATTCAATATGATGGAATTATAAGCGAACATAAGCGAGTCCGTGAGTCTGTGGGTGTTTTTGATGTTTCTCACATGGGTGAGTTTAAAGTAAGTGGAAAGGACGCGTTAAATTTTTTGCAAAGGTTAACGGTTAACGATGTTTCAAAAATTTCTCCTGGAAGAGCACAGTATACAGCGATGTGCTATGAAGATGGAGGTATAGTGGACGATCTTTTAATATATAATCTTGGCGATTCGTATATGGTTGTTGTGAACGCAGCAAACATTGAAAAAGATTTTGAATGGATGAGAGAACATATTCAAGGTGATGTAACTCTTGAAAACATAAGTGATAAAGTTGCGCTTTTAGCT includes:
- the murA gene encoding UDP-N-acetylglucosamine 1-carboxyvinyltransferase; this translates as MEKFVIIGGQKLSGTVEISGAKNSVLALMPATILASGTYRIYNTPDLRDVKTMSQVLTEMGVDVKFENHILTINTENISKFEAPYELVKKMRASIYVLGPLVGRFGYARVSLPGGCAWGPRPVDLHIEGIKKLGAEVELDAGYIVAKAKQLHGARIHFDKPSVGATGNIMMASVLAKGTTIIENAAKEPEIVQLGEFLNSMGAKINGLGTDKIEIEGVDQLHPADIVTIPDRIEAGTFLIAGAITGGKIRIEKCNPSHFEAVLFKLENAGCHLKIGDDFVELEAPDEIKPVDVTTAEYPGFPTDMQAQWTALMSIAKGTSIITETIFYDRFKHVPELVRLGADIEVNENVAIVRGVEKLKGAKVMSTDLRASASLILAGLVAEGKTEILRIYHIDRGYERIEKKLQQLGAQIWREETDEF
- a CDS encoding SRPBCC family protein; the protein is MKIFKFETQQLIPASIDVVWDFFSNPRNLKIITPPYMRFDILNEIPDEMEEGMIIIYTVSPLFNIPMRWVTEITYVEPKVFFVDEQRFGPYKFWHHKHKFFPVEGGTLMIDLVHYMLPVPLIDGILNKLLIAPRIREIFEFRRNKIKEIFGEK
- a CDS encoding sigma-70 family RNA polymerase sigma factor, with product MKEQFEQIDEVEVIKRARDGDEKAFEFIVKKYQNRVANLVFKIIGDASVVEDLTQDVFMRVIESIKDYKFGSAFYTWIYRITVNICIDEIRKRQRSRTYSLSDVLSQNPKAEPSHSQVEKIVEQKELREIIEKAISKLPMEYKTAIILREFEDLSYEEIAKILKVSVGTVKSRIFRARKLLAEHLKEYREVLK
- a CDS encoding efflux RND transporter periplasmic adaptor subunit gives rise to the protein MKKKLIRVLIIVLVLIVAGLAVAFYLNNRKSGNLQLKTAKADVGTIEVYVTTTGTLNPVTLVQVGTQVSGTIAKIYVDFNDVVKKGQIIAQLDSTFLAAQVKDAEAQVERARAQVNQAQRDLSRIKELFAKNLVSQADYDQALTNYETALAQLKSAEAQLERARVNLKYSTIYSPIDGIVISRNVDVGQTVAASLQAPTLFTIANDLRKMRVEANVDEADIGKVKPGQTVLFTVDAYPEETFVGRVAQVRLQPINVQNVINYAVIIDVDNNDLKLRPGMTANVRILIDKRENVLRIPNQALRFKPDPEDKRFAKAMEEMQRRREEFMKRRQQEGGGPGFFGQAQQGQGGPRFGGGFPGGNRATIWVLDENKNPKPVFVRTGITDGNYTEIVGGNLKEGDEIITGYAFPTTTVNNPQTPQPFQFRGRTPF
- a CDS encoding TIGR03960 family B12-binding radical SAM protein yields the protein MANFEYRLLEEIKSKIDQKILPFVDKPGRYIGNEFNIIVKPDAEVRIALCFPDVYEIGMSYIGFKILYNIVNKIPWASAERVYAPWVDAEEIMRKEGIPLFSLETKRPLKLFDVIGFTFQYELHYTNILNMLNLGNVPIFAKDRTDEDPIVIAGGPVACNPEPMSAFIDAFLLGDGENLLPAFLEIVRKMKKEGAKRDEILLTASKTLQGVYVPKFYEPVYENGKIKSIKKLVDDVPLPIKRNVIPELKPEYYPDKPVVPLIEVVHDRFQLEIMRGCTQGCRFCNAGMIYRPVRERSVDDLINETRTVIENTGYEEMSLVSLSTSDYSLLPELMSKNYELIKEKHVSPSFPSLRPQTYTKGIAKFAREGGASGLTFAPEAGTERLRRVINKQSSEEDFYRAVEIAIEYGWRLVKLYFMMGLPTETYEDLDGILKIAENVVKIARQKKVYNMEVHVSVSPFSPKPHTPFQWERQNSIEELLDKAKYLRSKNRYKNIKLDIRDPRVTTLETILGRGDRRISNVIYSAWKKGAKFDAWTDKMNFDLWLEALNEHGFKIEDFIREFDKDEVFPWDHIFMGVLKKFLWRDREKAYKEAMIPDCRPEDICHACGACDFKTIKMLIREQVDKPDKTVQYGEVMSMGEDIIWIDKSQENETKQIETYFYRMKYTKEGYLKYISHLDLVRLFNRIFRKSGLKVAYTQGFHPHPKFSFSAPLPLGYSSLCEFIDFELEDHLDVEEIKDRLASNLPDGMRVIEIKEISKPKESLDKQINLFEYKIYFTSEKLADQIQSFLSKDEILIHKVNQNGKLKTLNIRKYIREININNNGFTLQIIRDKDGVMPRVDLILEILLGLNKEEIKKLKIERTGQFICKDGVIFDPIDYELVKNKIGVFSYEEGNLYQHEEERNTYSSS
- a CDS encoding zf-HC2 domain-containing protein, whose protein sequence is MRHGKIKKLVSEYIDGELKNNIEMIEEHIKICQECSQLVKLHDLVRESLKEEIIEVSPYLFTRVQAKLKERSTQQTLWDYVIGFSKELAIALIIVFLILIGFEIMSVRTSPKIDEAILNETPSVQKVISSGENLSKDDVLELTLSNGGKK
- a CDS encoding Rne/Rng family ribonuclease, producing the protein MRKEIYISTRKKETRIAVLEDGQIAELFFENPEQERMVGDIYLGKVARVLPGIKAAFINIGHKQDAFLHFADIDKTSIEEYADLLGDDTSVDEVSETAVETAEEKELAALQPISTSKSTGTTEVYAPKKPHLLKKGQPILVQVIKEPLGRKGARVTTRITLPGRFLVLMPFMENKIGISRKILNVKERRRLRNIIRALLPNGYGVIVRTAAEGKDTKTLRGELEQLIATWEKIEKMIPTEKPPALLYKDISVTSSVMRDLLTKDVERVVVDSKSLFREIVAYARWAAPDVVDKIELDETEDIFEKYGINKEIENSLSRKIYLRGGAYILIEQTEAMTVIDVNTGKYAPRQNQEQVSLRINLDAAKEIVRQLRLRDIGGLIVVDFIDMEDEKSKKRLFDELRKEFKKDRAKVTVLPMTEFGLIQITRQRVRPSVFEKFSEPCPTCAGTGTIFLRDLILRKIERWFAKFKAISSERNIVLKLHPTVAKYMKTSLKGRLKILKFILRYFIKVKVEADPTLSVEEFKVVSAKTGKELTDTGAYIGISKENQN
- the fsa gene encoding fructose-6-phosphate aldolase — encoded protein: MKIFLDTANIDEIKEAASWGILDGVTTNPSLIAKEKRDFREILYEICSIVEGDISAEVISTDLEGMIKEARELARISNNIVVKIPLIKDGLKAVKILRNEGIRTNVTLCFSPTQAILAAKAGAYYISPFVGRLDDISSDGMNLIRQIVQIYKNYNFETKVLVASVRHPMHVVEAGLIGADVVTMPFKVLEQMIKHPLTDIGLERFLEDWRKAQLEIEKFEKVK